The Chryseobacterium oranimense genome contains the following window.
TCTCTCGGGTCACTCTGAACCGGAGTGGAAAGGGTTGCCGAATTGGCTACATTCCCATTGTATGAAGTATTGTCTTTGATATCGGACCAGGTATAACTTGCCGTGATCTCCCCGTCTTTCCAGTAACGGTAGCTGGTATCCACCACGAATGAGTACTGGTTGACTTTACCCTCGCTTACAAGCTCAAGCACCCTGCCGAATTTTTTATTAATTCTCCCTTCTTTCCAGTCGATGCTCACACTTTTATTATCGTTATTGATAATGGTACCATCAGGTACATATACTCCTCTTCCACCTTCATTAGCTAAAGTAAAAAACGGGTTGGCCACCATGTTTCTGTCATAATAGAAGTAATTGTTTCTTCCCAAGGCCATATATCCTGCGATTCCGGCTCTGAATCTTTCGTTAAAGAAGTGGGTATAGGAAATATTCGCTTTATAAACGATTGGAATTTTTGCATCTTTTCCGGTATAATTGATGGTAGGAATCTGATACTGTGAAAGTGAAGGAACCGTTCCGTAATCATTTCTATAACTGTTGAAATCCGGGAACGGAACATCTTTACCCCTTACATCCACTGTAGCCAGATGATTTCCATCGAATACAAGGTTGTTAATGATCATATAGTTGTTGATATCTGAGGAGAAAATTCCTGCCCCGAATTTTACGAAATCCTTATTTCCTTCATTGATATTCCAGTCAAACTGAAATCTCGGCTGAATGACAAAAGATTTGATCTGGTTATCTGTTCTGATCCCCATTTCGTCATAAAGCTTCTGATTGAATTCAGCTTTTGGATATCCTCCGTAATCGAATCTTAATCCGGCCATAAAATCAAGGCCTGTTGCTATTTTAGTTTGAATCTGTCCATATATTCCTGCATTCCAGATACTGGATTTTACAGACGGGTCCTCAACCAAAGGAACTTCCCTGTAGAATCTGTAAGGGGTTAGATTGGCGAAATTCGTCATTCCCTGGAACTGGAATCTTCCGTTCACTTCACTTCCGTAAATAGATTTCGATCTGGTGTACATAATGTCTGCACCAAAAGTATATTTAACCTTATCCGTGTTATAATACAAGTTATCTACAATCTGGAATACATTATTTCTGAAACCTTCCTGACCGAAACGGTGTCCTCCGATCTGGATATTGGTAGATCCAACACTGGAAGCCACTCCTTCTACAACAGCTCTTGGAACCGGATGTCCCAACTCATTGTTTTGGTAGCTGTCCTGGAAGGTATATAAATACTGTGCTTTTAATTCATTCGTGATATTCGGTTTAACGTTTGTTCTTAAAGTCAGTAGCAAACTGTTATCCAGGTTTTTATCATTCCCGTATGATTCAAAGAAATTGATTGCGGTATTATCTGTCAATCCATTTTTATTAAGGTCATATGTAAAATTATTCCTTAACGTTAATAAGTTTTTTTCGTTAATCTGCCAGTCCAAGCGAAGGAATCCTGCATCTGAATTTCTTACTCTATCAAAACTTCCGAACTGCGGGGTATTTCCTACGCCATACTTTGCTCTTGCAATATCCAGGAACTGATTCAGCGTCTGTGTCGTTGTATTAAATCTTTTCTCATCATCCGTAGATTTGATATCCGCAATAACCAATGGCTTTGAATCCAGCTGGTGATCCCACGCTACAAAGAAGTGGAGTTTATTTTTAATAATCGGTCCGCCCAATGAAAAACCGAACTGTGAAGTAGAGAAATCGTTTTCTCTTTTGTTCCCTCTGATGTCATACGGGCTGGATAACCAGTTTGTTCTTAAATATTCCCAGGCGCTTCCAGAAAATTTATTCGTTCCGGATTTTGTAACGGCACTTACCGTTCCACCACCACTTCTTCCCAGCGTTACATCATACTGGTTAGTAGTAATTTTAAATTCACGGACAGCTTCAATAGAAATAGAAAACGGGGCACCGCTTCTGCTGGTTGTGGATCCTGCTGAGGTTGGGTTTTTAGCCGTCATTCCATCAATCGTAAAATTGGTTGAAGATCCCAGCTGGCCAGAAAGGTTTCCTCCTTTTCCACTTAATGGGGAAAGTTCAGTAAGATTGGCGAAATTTCTTCCGTTTACCGGCAGTATGCTGATATTCTTTGCTGAAATAGCTGTAGCCGCTCCAAGGTTTCCGATCTTGTTTTTCAGGTTTCCGGTAACAATTACCTCGTCTATCTGCTTTTCGCTCCCGCCCAGGCTCATATTGACGGTCACCTGATCTCCAAAGTTGACGTTATACCCTTCTTTCTTTTCCTCGTTCACAATAACAGTATAAGGCCCGCCCAAAGGAATTTCTTTGAAAATATACTCCCCTTTCGAGTTGGTCTCCGTTTCCGTCCTGAACCCTGTAGACTCGTTCACGATCGTTACTTTCACTTTTTCCTGAGCAGTACTGCCCAGTCCGGTTACTTTTCCCACAATAGAAGCCTGCGTAGTCTGCGCATAAGCCAGTGTTCCAAATCCCAAAAACAATAATCCTAGTACAATCTTTACTTTTCTCATCTCTTCAAATTAGATGTGCAAAGGTATTTTGACTTTCTCCACTACGTGTTTAAGGGAGCTTTAACAAATTTTCAATTAAATCATAACGTTATGTTAAATTAATTTAAACAAGTGTTTTAAAATAAAGATAATCAATACTTTATTACATATTACAGTATTTTAATATGCCTATAATATTTAATTATGGTATTTTTTAATGAAATTAGTTTAGCTATTTTTGCTCAAAAGATAGAAAGCAATGCCTGAAAACATACAGCAAAAAATAGAACAGCTCCGGAAAGAGCTTCACCAGCATAACGAAAATTACTACCTTCTGGATGCAGCTACCATCTCTGATTATGATTTTGATATGCTGCTGGAAGAGCTTCGCGACCTGGAGGCAAAGCATCCTGAATTTTATGATGAAAATTCGCCTACTGTACGTGTAGGAGGTGGAATCACCAAGGTTTTTCCTACCATTCAGCATAAGTTCAGAATGTATTCCCTGGATAATTCTTATGATTTTGATGATCTTGAAGATTGGGAGAAAAGAATTATCAAGACGATCAATGATCCTGTGGAATTTGTTGCGGAACTGAAGTATGACGGTGCTTCTATTTCTATCCTGTATGAAAACGGAAAACTGGTTCAGGCTGTAACGCGTGGTGATGGCTTCCAGGGAGACGAAATTACTGCAAATGTCCGAACTATTTCAGATATTCCTCTTACTTTAAAGGGTGATTTTCCTGCTCATTTTTTTATGAGGGGTGAAATTTATCTTACCCGTAAAAACTTTGACAAGATCAATAAACTGCGTGAAGAAGAAGGCCTGGACCCTTTTATGAATCCAAGAAATACTGCCAGCGGAAGTTTAAAGATGCAGGACAGCGGTGAGGTAAGAAAACGCGGTCTGTCATCGGTACTTTACCAGTTTATTTCTGAGGATGTTCCTGCACAGAGTCACTGGGAACTGCTTCAGAAGGCCCAAAGCTGGGGCTTTAAAACTTCACAGCAGGCAAAGCTATGTAAAACAATGGATGAGGTGAAGGAGTTCATCAGTTTCTGGGATACGGAACGACATAATCTTCCTTTTGAGATTGACGGAATTGTTTTAAAGGTCAATTCTTTGCAACAGCAGAGACAGCTTGGTTACACGGCAAAATCACCAAGATGGGCCATGGCTTATAAGTTTAAAGCTGAAAAGGTAGAAACGCAGCTTCAGACTGTAGCTTACCAGGTGGGAAGAACCGGCGCGATTACTCCTGTAGCTAATCTGAAACCTGTTTTACTGGCTGGAACGATCGTAAAAAGAGCTTCTCTTCACAATGAAGATATCATCAAAAAACTTGACCTGCACGAGCATGATTTTGTGTATGTGGAAAAAGGCGGCGAAATCATCCCAAAAATTGTAGGTGTCAATACTGAAAAGAGAACTGAAGAAAGTAAAGAAATAGAATATATCAGGCATTGCCCTGAATGTGGTACCGAGCTTGTAAAAATAGAAGACCAGGCCATCCATTTCTGTCCTAATGATCTTCACTGTCCGCCTCAGGTAGTGGGAAGAATGATCCATTACGTTTCCAGAAAGGCTTTGAACATCGAAAATCTGGGCAGTGAAACTATTGAACAGCTTTACAGAGAACGATTAATCGAAAATCCGGCAGACTTTTATGCTTTAACGAAAGAACAGATCCTTCCGCTGGAAAGAATGGCAGAAAAATCTGCACAGAATATTATTTCAGGGATTGAAAAGTCAAAAGAAATTCCTTTTGAAAAGGTACTGTACGGAATCGGGATCAAGCATGTGGGAGAAACGGTTGCCAAGAAGCTGGTGAAAAATTTCGCCACCATTGATGAACTCAAGGCTGCCACTGTAGAGGAGCTTTGCCAGGTGGAAGATATTGGCGCCAAGATTGCAGTAAGCATCGTGGAATTCTTCAGCAACCCTGAAAATATCCTGATGATCGAACGTCTGAAATCTTACGGTGTCCAGCTTGAAAAGGGAGAAAGTACCAACGAAGTCCTGTCTAATGTTCTGGAAGGGAAAACTTTCCTTTTCACCGGAAAATTATCTTTGTTTACCAGGGAGCAGGCGGAAGAAATGGTGGAAAAACATGGCGGAAAGAATATTTCTGCAGTCTCTAAAAACCTCAACTTCCTTGTGGTAGGCGAAAAGGCAGGAAGCAAGCTGAAAAAAGCTCAGGATATTGGAACTATTACCATTCTGGATGAACAGGAATTTCTGGATCTGATAGAGAAACAGTAATACCTTAACAAATAATAAATTAAACCATTGAGATTCAATTTCAGTGGTTTTTTTATATATCCAAACCTGATGGTGTTGAATTGTGATGATAAAAACAAATAGTTGACACAGATTTATAAAACTTGGAGATATTTTTATCTTGCAGATCACGCGGATAACGCAGATTTTTATAATGTGACAAATATGTTCTTTAGGAACGGGCTTTTAATTGATTTTCCTTTTTTATTCTATAATGATTTAAGATTTTTTATTTCGCAGACTGCAGAGATAACACAGATTTTTATAGTGTGGTAAATATATTCAATAGGAACGGGCTTTAGCCCGTTTATTTTTTAAAATTCCGTTTAACGGCTTTAGCTAAAATTTAAATTATTTAGAAAGCAATAATCATTATTAAATAATCATATTTTTCTCCATATTTCTAGAATCTCACAATATTTACAAAAAATATAAAATTAACACAAAAGCAATATTTAAATAAATTATTTAAACAAAAACAAATTAAATAAACATTATATGAAATAATAAAAATTAAAAAGTAATTATTTTTCGTAATATAATTTTTTATATATTTATCAAAACAAATAATCACTCAACCATGAAAAAAATCTACTTTTTTGTGCTCTTTCTGGTACACTTATCTCTCATAGCCCAGATTGTCAACATTCCGGATCCGCAATTTAAGGCCAAACTACTTTCCGGGACGGCTACCAATCATATCACGCAGAATCTTGCAGGCAACTGGATATCGATGGACCTCAATAACGATGGCGAAATACAGCTTTCTGAAGCCGCTAATATCAGAAATATAAACATCTACAGCTCCAATGGTAACTCATTCCCGATTTCCTCAATAGAAGGTGTAAAGTCTTTTACCAATCTGGAATATCTGGATGTATCCGACTGTCCGGGCATTCTTTCTGTAGATATCAGCGGGATGCAAACAGTAAAGCTGGCCAGCTTTACGAATAACGTTAATATGACTTCTGCTAATTTTACGGGATGTCCTTTACTGGAAAATATTAATGTATCCAATTCTGCAATTGTCAACCTGGATATTTCCAATCTTCCGAAAATGAATATACTGACTTGTAACGGAGGGAAGCTACAAACGATCAACTATGCCGGAAGCACAACGATGAAATATCTTCTGTGCAGTGATAATGAAATCTCCAGCATTGATGTAAGTTCGCTTGTAGATCTGTACAGCTTTAATATTACAGGAAATTTATTAACGAGCCTTGATGTAAGCAATCTGACGAAGCTTGAAACCCTGAACTGTCCGGCCAACCAGCTTACTTCGATCAATCTTCAGAACACTCCTAAATTAAAATACCTTGAAGCCAGCTTCAATAACCTTTCTACTTTAAATTTAAGCCAAAGCCCGGCTTTAAATTATCTGAGGATCATCAACAACCAGCTCACCAGTATCGATCTTTCCAATGTTCCTTTACTGCAGACGCTTTTCCTCAATAATAACCAGCTGACTTCTCTGGATATCAGCCATAACACAATTTTGAACTCCTTTAATGCTCCCAATAACAATTTACAGAAGATATTAATGAAAAACGGCAGGAATACGAGCGGTCTCTATCAGAACAATCCCAATTTAAGCTATATCTGCTGTGATGATTCTGAAATTAATCAGACTATAGCTTACAATAATTCAAATGGTTATAATAATGTAACCGTAAATTCTTACTGTTCATTCACTCCCGGCGGAACTTTCTATACCATCAAAGGAAATACCAAGTATGACCTTAACGGAAATGGCTGTGATCCGGCCGATCAGAATAAGGCATTTCAGAAATTTAATATTACAGGAGGCGGAACTTCGGGAAGTGTTGTAAGTAGTAATTCAGGGGATTATTCCCTTCCGGTGCCGGCAGGCTCGCATACAGTGACCCCGGTTCTCGAAAACCCTTCATACTTCAGCATTTCGCCTGCGACTTTCACAGCTAATTTCCCGATGATGACAAGCCCGTTGACACAGAATTTCTGCATTACAGCTAACGGCTCACATCCGGATCTTGAAATTGTGATTATTCCACTGGATTCTGCAGTACCTGGATTCAATTCGGATTATAAAATTGTTTTCAAAAACAAAGGAACAACCATGCAGTCCGGAACGGTTGGATTCAGCTATAATGACAGCATTATGGATTTTGTAAGCTCTACTGTAACTCCTGATGCTCAATCTACCGGAAGCCTTACGTGGAATTTCACAGGCCTTCTCCCTTTTGAAACAAGAGAAGTTAAGGTTAAATTCGAACTGAATACCCCAACCGATACCCCACCGGTAAATAACGGGGATGTCCTGCATTATACGGCACAGATCAACGGAGCTCTGGATGATACCCCAGCCGACAATACCTTTACACTGAACCAGACCGTCGTGAACTCTCTGGATCCGAATGACAAAACCTGTCTTGAAGGAACAATGATTGCACAGACCCTGGTAGGAGATTATGTTCATTACCTGATCCGGTTCGAAAATCAAGGAACTGCCAACGCAAGAAACATTGTTGTTAAAGATGTAATTGATGCTTCAAAATTTGATATTTCTACGCTTACCCCTTTACATGCAAGCCATAGTTTTGTGACAAGAATAACGGGAAGTACTACTGAATTCATTTTTGATAATATACAGCTTCCGTTTGACGATGCCAATAATGACGGCTATATTTCTTTCAAGATCAAAACAAAATCTACATTGAACATGGGAGATGCATTCAGCAATACGGCCAGTATTTATTTTGACTATAATGCCCCGATCATTACCAACACTTACACCACAACGGTAAGAAATGTACTGGCAGTTTCTGAAACCAAAACAGGTAGTGAAAATATAAGCATTTATCCGAATCCTGTACAGGATACTCTTTACATCAAATCCGGTGAGGAGATCATCAAAGCTGAAATTTATGATGCTTCCGGAAGAATCCTGAATACTACAGGTGTAAAAGCCAATTCTGTAAATGTGACCGAACTGGCTAAAGGGAATTACCTCATCAAATTGTTTACAAAAGACAAAACGATGGTTCAGAAGTTCATTAAAAAATAAACTAATAAC
Protein-coding sequences here:
- the ligA gene encoding NAD-dependent DNA ligase LigA; the encoded protein is MPENIQQKIEQLRKELHQHNENYYLLDAATISDYDFDMLLEELRDLEAKHPEFYDENSPTVRVGGGITKVFPTIQHKFRMYSLDNSYDFDDLEDWEKRIIKTINDPVEFVAELKYDGASISILYENGKLVQAVTRGDGFQGDEITANVRTISDIPLTLKGDFPAHFFMRGEIYLTRKNFDKINKLREEEGLDPFMNPRNTASGSLKMQDSGEVRKRGLSSVLYQFISEDVPAQSHWELLQKAQSWGFKTSQQAKLCKTMDEVKEFISFWDTERHNLPFEIDGIVLKVNSLQQQRQLGYTAKSPRWAMAYKFKAEKVETQLQTVAYQVGRTGAITPVANLKPVLLAGTIVKRASLHNEDIIKKLDLHEHDFVYVEKGGEIIPKIVGVNTEKRTEESKEIEYIRHCPECGTELVKIEDQAIHFCPNDLHCPPQVVGRMIHYVSRKALNIENLGSETIEQLYRERLIENPADFYALTKEQILPLERMAEKSAQNIISGIEKSKEIPFEKVLYGIGIKHVGETVAKKLVKNFATIDELKAATVEELCQVEDIGAKIAVSIVEFFSNPENILMIERLKSYGVQLEKGESTNEVLSNVLEGKTFLFTGKLSLFTREQAEEMVEKHGGKNISAVSKNLNFLVVGEKAGSKLKKAQDIGTITILDEQEFLDLIEKQ
- a CDS encoding TonB-dependent receptor codes for the protein MRKVKIVLGLLFLGFGTLAYAQTTQASIVGKVTGLGSTAQEKVKVTIVNESTGFRTETETNSKGEYIFKEIPLGGPYTVIVNEEKKEGYNVNFGDQVTVNMSLGGSEKQIDEVIVTGNLKNKIGNLGAATAISAKNISILPVNGRNFANLTELSPLSGKGGNLSGQLGSSTNFTIDGMTAKNPTSAGSTTSRSGAPFSISIEAVREFKITTNQYDVTLGRSGGGTVSAVTKSGTNKFSGSAWEYLRTNWLSSPYDIRGNKRENDFSTSQFGFSLGGPIIKNKLHFFVAWDHQLDSKPLVIADIKSTDDEKRFNTTTQTLNQFLDIARAKYGVGNTPQFGSFDRVRNSDAGFLRLDWQINEKNLLTLRNNFTYDLNKNGLTDNTAINFFESYGNDKNLDNSLLLTLRTNVKPNITNELKAQYLYTFQDSYQNNELGHPVPRAVVEGVASSVGSTNIQIGGHRFGQEGFRNNVFQIVDNLYYNTDKVKYTFGADIMYTRSKSIYGSEVNGRFQFQGMTNFANLTPYRFYREVPLVEDPSVKSSIWNAGIYGQIQTKIATGLDFMAGLRFDYGGYPKAEFNQKLYDEMGIRTDNQIKSFVIQPRFQFDWNINEGNKDFVKFGAGIFSSDINNYMIINNLVFDGNHLATVDVRGKDVPFPDFNSYRNDYGTVPSLSQYQIPTINYTGKDAKIPIVYKANISYTHFFNERFRAGIAGYMALGRNNYFYYDRNMVANPFFTLANEGGRGVYVPDGTIINNDNKSVSIDWKEGRINKKFGRVLELVSEGKVNQYSFVVDTSYRYWKDGEITASYTWSDIKDNTSYNGNVANSATLSTPVQSDPRDLRMGYSDNQFRNKIVVYGNSPTIAGFTLGVRYSGIGGTRFSVTAGGNINGDFVDSNDLAYIFPDIITQPLLNDPEVGQALKDYVEKYNNAIAERNGGKNGFFGVWDVRVAKKIKFEKIGAFELSVDIFNVANLLNKEWGVNKSYGNMSLYRVTEFDHATKQFKYVKNTSGLAPLSGNPYQIQIGAKYSF
- a CDS encoding T9SS type A sorting domain-containing protein; amino-acid sequence: MKKIYFFVLFLVHLSLIAQIVNIPDPQFKAKLLSGTATNHITQNLAGNWISMDLNNDGEIQLSEAANIRNINIYSSNGNSFPISSIEGVKSFTNLEYLDVSDCPGILSVDISGMQTVKLASFTNNVNMTSANFTGCPLLENINVSNSAIVNLDISNLPKMNILTCNGGKLQTINYAGSTTMKYLLCSDNEISSIDVSSLVDLYSFNITGNLLTSLDVSNLTKLETLNCPANQLTSINLQNTPKLKYLEASFNNLSTLNLSQSPALNYLRIINNQLTSIDLSNVPLLQTLFLNNNQLTSLDISHNTILNSFNAPNNNLQKILMKNGRNTSGLYQNNPNLSYICCDDSEINQTIAYNNSNGYNNVTVNSYCSFTPGGTFYTIKGNTKYDLNGNGCDPADQNKAFQKFNITGGGTSGSVVSSNSGDYSLPVPAGSHTVTPVLENPSYFSISPATFTANFPMMTSPLTQNFCITANGSHPDLEIVIIPLDSAVPGFNSDYKIVFKNKGTTMQSGTVGFSYNDSIMDFVSSTVTPDAQSTGSLTWNFTGLLPFETREVKVKFELNTPTDTPPVNNGDVLHYTAQINGALDDTPADNTFTLNQTVVNSLDPNDKTCLEGTMIAQTLVGDYVHYLIRFENQGTANARNIVVKDVIDASKFDISTLTPLHASHSFVTRITGSTTEFIFDNIQLPFDDANNDGYISFKIKTKSTLNMGDAFSNTASIYFDYNAPIITNTYTTTVRNVLAVSETKTGSENISIYPNPVQDTLYIKSGEEIIKAEIYDASGRILNTTGVKANSVNVTELAKGNYLIKLFTKDKTMVQKFIKK